In the Chryseobacterium sp. MYb264 genome, one interval contains:
- a CDS encoding MFS transporter, whose protein sequence is MKSKLTKISLPLKLTFLIFSMVLNCMGIIILQLSEAKITYEKLGFLESFKDLPIAFISLFAVNFISKIGTKKALILALTVVGICSCILPFVEVFWFYKLWFAIIGTCFALGKICVFGIIRNNILDEKSLAKTMNNVEASFMIGIFVVNTGFGWLISSQYSEYWKFGFLAISVISFITIILFSRLPISEPQKTENQGIISDLLKVVNKTVLLFLAVIFCIVFVEQSFNSWLPSFYKNHLKVNSFFALQATSFLALFSYTGRTITANIIHKFSLSRYYKICLSLIFIILAVILGIQFLHSKDSGILLFLFPIIGLFLSPLYPVVNSKMIAVVDKEKINIFTSLIVIFSSLGSSVSSIIMSLLFGKGLLDYYSLYIFIAVTLLFTISLIYFNTVKKNI, encoded by the coding sequence ATGAAGAGCAAGCTGACCAAAATATCCCTTCCGCTTAAGTTAACCTTCCTGATTTTCTCGATGGTGCTAAACTGCATGGGCATTATCATTCTTCAACTTTCAGAGGCAAAAATCACCTATGAAAAGTTGGGTTTTTTGGAATCTTTTAAAGACTTACCGATTGCATTTATTTCACTTTTTGCAGTTAATTTTATCAGCAAAATCGGGACAAAAAAAGCATTGATTTTAGCTTTAACAGTTGTTGGGATTTGTTCATGTATTTTACCTTTTGTGGAAGTTTTTTGGTTTTACAAATTATGGTTTGCGATTATCGGGACGTGTTTCGCTCTTGGAAAAATTTGTGTTTTCGGAATCATCAGAAACAATATTTTAGACGAAAAATCTTTGGCAAAAACGATGAATAATGTGGAAGCTTCCTTTATGATCGGGATTTTTGTGGTTAATACAGGATTTGGCTGGCTAATTTCCAGTCAATATTCAGAATACTGGAAGTTTGGGTTTTTAGCCATTTCAGTTATTTCCTTCATTACCATTATTTTATTTTCACGATTACCGATTTCGGAACCTCAAAAAACAGAAAATCAAGGAATTATTTCAGATTTATTAAAAGTGGTTAACAAAACGGTTCTGTTATTTCTAGCAGTTATATTTTGTATTGTTTTTGTTGAACAAAGTTTCAATTCATGGTTGCCGTCATTTTATAAAAATCACTTAAAGGTTAATTCTTTCTTTGCACTTCAGGCTACCTCATTTTTAGCGTTATTTTCTTATACCGGAAGAACAATCACAGCAAATATCATTCATAAATTTTCCTTATCAAGATATTATAAGATCTGTTTATCATTGATTTTCATTATTCTTGCGGTGATTTTAGGAATACAGTTCTTGCACTCAAAAGATTCGGGAATCTTACTATTTTTATTTCCAATTATCGGTTTATTTTTATCACCACTCTATCCAGTGGTCAATTCAAAAATGATTGCTGTCGTAGATAAGGAGAAAATCAATATTTTCACTTCTCTGATTGTTATTTTTTCTTCACTGGGCAGTTCTGTCAGTTCAATTATTATGTCTCTTTTATTCGGAAAAGGGCTTCTGGACTACTATTCACTGTACATCTTCATCGCTGTCACTCTGCTTTTTACAATTAGTTTGATATATTTTAACACTGTTAAGAAAAATATATAG
- the rsmG gene encoding 16S rRNA (guanine(527)-N(7))-methyltransferase RsmG, with amino-acid sequence MSTTLLLKYFPNLTENQLEQFSKLETLYNEWNEKINVISRKDMESLYEKHILHSLGVAKVMEFAPGTKVLDIGTGGGFPGIPLAILFPEVQFTLIDSIGKKITVVNAVAEGVGLTNVTAIHGRAEKLKEKFHFVVSRAVTQMPEFLRWLKGKFEKEQFNPKHNGILYLKGGDLAEELAGLKCEIFNLKSYFDEEFYDTKKVVYLSKGNFNS; translated from the coding sequence ATGTCTACAACGTTACTATTAAAATACTTTCCGAATCTTACCGAAAACCAGCTTGAACAGTTTTCAAAACTGGAAACTTTATACAATGAATGGAATGAAAAGATTAATGTGATTTCCAGAAAAGATATGGAATCTCTGTACGAAAAACATATTTTGCATTCTCTTGGAGTTGCAAAAGTGATGGAATTTGCGCCGGGAACAAAAGTATTGGACATTGGAACGGGCGGTGGATTTCCGGGAATTCCTTTGGCGATTTTATTTCCGGAAGTACAATTTACTTTAATTGATTCTATTGGAAAGAAAATTACAGTTGTGAATGCAGTGGCCGAAGGAGTGGGATTAACAAACGTAACGGCCATTCACGGAAGAGCGGAAAAATTAAAGGAAAAATTCCATTTTGTAGTAAGCCGTGCCGTAACGCAGATGCCGGAATTTTTAAGATGGCTAAAAGGCAAGTTTGAAAAAGAGCAGTTTAACCCGAAGCACAATGGTATTTTATACTTAAAAGGCGGAGATTTAGCTGAAGAGCTTGCCGGACTGAAATGTGAAATCTTTAACCTGAAAAGCTATTTTGATGAAGAATTTTATGACACCAAAAAAGTGGTTTATTTATCAAAAGGCAATTTTAATTCTTAA
- a CDS encoding PD-(D/E)XK nuclease family protein: MKFLNKIIRELLAQNTDLSAFNIVLPGKRPIVFIRQILEENKYSGFLPNFVTVEELIDKIADKQPIQGISLWLFAFDVYRSLNLIPNDDFADFLKWFPTLQKDWDDILKFSDSDQAVLQYMFDEERIKEWAQDLGDDDELPRKKFLNFWKNMNIFLPTLKQKLSEKNWATSGMIHETAKAGIDLFAKNTSEQFVFCGFNAFTPVEEKLVRSLLQYNKGQCFFQADRYYFDDERQEAGKFLRNHKTWKEFTEDREFNWIEDDFNQPKNIKIYEVSGNITQTKILPEIFKQIENKTFSNTALVLLDENLLPASLDVMHAVENLNITMGFPLKNLSFSNAVKQLFYLQKQLEKNKSSYYYRDLFPILEELPKSAEDEIIIAGFKTKIEERNIVYISRKLLQELLGELSYYGLLQNAFSVSEYLDQLIDYCQKIKWFDIDDIQYENISHFENAFRIIKNQLSPYRFEIKMETLEVLINQHINSESIDFQGEPLRGLQIMGLLETRLLNFENVILLSVNEGKLPLGNSQNTYIPFDIRRFFNLHTFLENDGIYAYHFYRLIQDAENVHLLFNALSSGVNTGERSRFITQIEMESAHKIEHLIIENSSEPIITEPIEISKTDIVLQQLIRWKEKVSASHLTSYLYNPIDFYLSKILKTSETDEIEEELSVRNYGNLVHYSLQEIYDALKGKVLKESDLKESIKAIDKYIDIAIEKLKHQPEFYEKGMNFIHKAIAKKVIENILNHDLELVKSGNKLEIVDIERKFENVDFYLDEATKDKVSFLGYIDRIDKLNGTVRIIDYKTAKIKNLIVKIDAENEADYFHNGDRKQALQLCIYQYVIQSLPEFWGLPVETGIWSFAEARKGVVSLQFEKGTIDNAMESVKNLILEILNPEMNFIENMKTFSH; this comes from the coding sequence TTGAAATTCCTCAATAAAATCATCCGCGAATTACTCGCACAAAATACAGATCTCTCCGCGTTCAACATCGTTTTACCCGGAAAAAGACCCATTGTTTTTATTCGTCAGATTCTGGAAGAAAATAAGTATTCCGGCTTTTTGCCTAACTTTGTCACTGTAGAGGAACTGATTGATAAAATAGCTGATAAACAGCCTATTCAGGGAATTTCTTTGTGGCTTTTTGCCTTTGACGTTTACAGAAGTCTTAACCTTATTCCGAATGATGATTTTGCCGATTTTCTAAAATGGTTCCCTACTTTACAAAAGGACTGGGATGATATTTTAAAATTTTCAGACAGCGACCAGGCAGTTCTTCAATATATGTTTGATGAGGAACGTATTAAAGAATGGGCTCAGGATTTAGGTGATGACGATGAATTGCCGAGAAAAAAATTTCTTAATTTCTGGAAAAACATGAACATTTTCCTGCCTACTTTAAAACAGAAGCTGAGTGAAAAGAACTGGGCGACTTCAGGAATGATTCATGAAACGGCAAAGGCCGGTATTGATCTTTTTGCTAAAAATACGTCTGAGCAATTTGTTTTCTGTGGATTTAATGCATTTACTCCTGTTGAGGAAAAGCTGGTAAGAAGCCTCCTGCAGTATAATAAAGGGCAGTGTTTTTTTCAGGCGGACCGTTATTATTTTGATGACGAAAGACAGGAAGCCGGTAAGTTTTTGAGAAATCATAAAACATGGAAAGAATTTACCGAAGACCGTGAATTTAACTGGATTGAAGATGATTTCAATCAACCTAAAAATATCAAGATATATGAAGTTTCCGGAAATATCACGCAAACTAAAATTTTACCGGAAATATTTAAACAAATAGAAAATAAAACTTTTTCGAATACAGCGCTGGTTTTACTGGATGAAAATTTACTTCCCGCAAGTCTTGATGTGATGCATGCGGTCGAAAATTTGAATATTACCATGGGTTTTCCATTGAAAAACCTTTCTTTCTCCAATGCGGTAAAGCAACTGTTTTATCTTCAGAAGCAGTTAGAGAAAAATAAATCGTCTTACTATTACAGAGATTTGTTTCCGATTCTTGAGGAGCTGCCAAAGTCTGCTGAAGATGAAATCATTATTGCAGGTTTCAAAACAAAAATTGAGGAAAGAAATATCGTCTACATTTCCAGAAAACTCCTGCAGGAGCTATTGGGAGAATTGTCATATTACGGATTATTACAAAATGCTTTTTCTGTAAGTGAATATCTGGATCAGCTGATCGATTACTGTCAAAAGATCAAATGGTTTGATATCGATGATATTCAGTATGAAAATATTTCGCATTTCGAGAATGCTTTCAGAATCATTAAAAATCAGCTTTCGCCCTATCGTTTTGAGATAAAGATGGAAACACTGGAAGTTCTGATCAACCAACATATCAATTCTGAGAGTATTGATTTTCAGGGAGAGCCCCTCAGAGGTCTTCAAATTATGGGGCTGCTGGAGACCCGTCTTCTGAATTTTGAAAATGTAATTTTACTTTCTGTTAATGAGGGTAAACTGCCTTTGGGAAATTCACAGAATACCTATATTCCCTTTGATATCCGCAGGTTTTTTAACCTTCATACATTTTTGGAAAATGACGGGATTTATGCCTACCATTTTTATCGGTTGATTCAGGATGCGGAGAATGTTCATCTCCTGTTCAATGCTTTAAGTTCCGGAGTAAATACAGGGGAGAGAAGCAGATTTATCACCCAGATTGAGATGGAAAGCGCTCATAAGATTGAACATTTAATCATTGAAAATTCTTCAGAGCCTATTATTACAGAACCTATTGAGATTTCGAAGACTGATATCGTTCTTCAGCAGTTAATCCGATGGAAAGAAAAGGTGTCGGCATCCCATCTTACAAGTTATCTTTATAATCCGATAGATTTTTATCTTTCCAAGATCCTAAAAACTTCAGAAACCGATGAAATCGAAGAAGAATTATCGGTAAGGAACTATGGAAACCTCGTTCATTACTCACTTCAGGAAATCTATGATGCTTTAAAAGGTAAGGTTTTAAAAGAAAGTGATTTAAAAGAATCAATTAAAGCCATTGACAAGTACATTGATATTGCGATAGAAAAGTTGAAACATCAGCCAGAATTCTATGAAAAAGGAATGAATTTCATTCATAAGGCCATCGCCAAAAAGGTGATAGAAAACATTCTTAATCATGATCTTGAACTGGTGAAAAGCGGTAATAAATTAGAGATTGTTGATATTGAAAGAAAGTTTGAAAATGTAGATTTTTACTTGGATGAAGCAACGAAAGACAAAGTTTCCTTTTTAGGATATATAGACAGAATTGATAAGCTTAACGGAACCGTCAGAATTATCGACTACAAAACAGCGAAAATTAAAAATCTAATCGTTAAAATCGATGCGGAAAACGAAGCAGACTATTTTCACAATGGGGACAGAAAGCAGGCTTTACAGTTGTGCATTTACCAATATGTCATTCAAAGCTTACCTGAATTTTGGGGATTGCCTGTAGAAACAGGAATCTGGAGTTTTGCCGAAGCCCGAAAAGGGGTAGTCTCTCTGCAATTCGAAAAAGGAACCATTGATAATGCAATGGAGTCTGTTAAAAATCTCATTTTGGAAATTTTGAACCCAGAGATGAATTTTATAGAAAATATGAAAACTTTTTCTCATTAA
- a CDS encoding SusC/RagA family TonB-linked outer membrane protein translates to MNVRISRSLGLVAVLYFTANFNAQKTANDTLPKEQKIEEVVMIGYGTQKKSNVTGAISSVKASDIENSPVAGRPEQVLQGRAAGVSVVSNSGQPGAAPTVRVRGITSFGAGSNDPLWVVDGIVVDNIGWLNQSDIEGMEILKDGASAAIYGVSAAKGVILITTKKGAKGRMNISYNGFFGVGNASKKLDLLNATQYATIMNEANINDGHAPTFANPASLGTGTNWQDQIFNSAQRESHEFSINGGNDKSTFYSSFGYYDQQGIVLRDISNYKRINARLNSTHKVFDFLTIGQTFAYTHVKAQGINDNNEFGGPLSSAINLDPTTPLRVTDIASQPFPSDYTNNANIIRDPNGNPYGISHWVSKEMSNPLAFQETQRGRYRWSDDIVANVFGDLKINKHLNFKSTVNGKLSYWGNQAFTPQSYLSSANSNNINSLFREIQRKFEWNTENTLTYQNRFGKHNLSVLLGQGYYEYNISYGQNTTYKNLPTNDWRDASFNFDIAATDKSSNAWDGKETHKASYFGRVVYDYDNRYLFTGTVRRDGTSKFAPANHWGTFPAMSLGWNVSNESFWPENNVVNSFKLRGGYGVLGNDAIDDFQYANFFVAGSNYTFADNIVRVGYAPSTLENPDLKWERTSQLNIAADLKIFKNFDLSVDVYRKKSTDILRRIALPGYLGLINDPWRNIGDMNNDGIEVSLGYKKNWGDFGISANGNFGYLKNEITRLEADKEYVNFASFQTLGTVSRLQVGQSYGSFYGFQNLGVFQNQAEIDAYKNSNGALIQPNAKPGDFKRLDANGDGKIDENDYINLGNSVPKYTFGFTLNMNYKNFDLMVFAQGQAGNKIFQGLRRLDIPEANYQTAILNRWTGEGSTNTMARVTKDDPNQNYTRMSDYYLQKGDYLRIKLVQVGYTLSKDVAKTIGASKIRFYVTGENLFTFTKYTGYDPEIAGSDTFGIDRAFYPQARTFLFGANVQF, encoded by the coding sequence ATGAATGTAAGAATATCTAGAAGTTTGGGGCTTGTTGCTGTGCTCTATTTTACAGCCAATTTCAATGCCCAGAAAACTGCCAATGACACGCTTCCGAAAGAACAAAAAATTGAGGAAGTAGTAATGATTGGTTACGGTACCCAAAAGAAGAGTAATGTAACCGGAGCTATTTCGAGTGTGAAAGCTTCCGATATTGAAAACTCTCCTGTGGCGGGTAGACCGGAACAGGTTCTTCAGGGAAGGGCTGCCGGTGTCTCCGTAGTTTCCAACTCAGGGCAGCCGGGAGCTGCGCCGACAGTACGTGTTCGTGGTATTACCAGTTTTGGTGCCGGAAGTAATGATCCGCTTTGGGTAGTAGACGGAATTGTGGTGGATAACATCGGATGGCTGAACCAATCGGACATCGAAGGAATGGAAATTCTTAAAGATGGTGCTTCTGCTGCTATTTACGGGGTCTCTGCTGCAAAAGGGGTAATCCTGATCACAACCAAAAAAGGAGCAAAAGGAAGAATGAACATTTCATACAACGGATTTTTCGGAGTAGGAAATGCTTCTAAAAAACTTGATCTTCTGAACGCAACGCAGTATGCAACGATCATGAATGAAGCCAATATCAATGACGGTCATGCTCCAACGTTTGCTAATCCGGCTTCTTTAGGAACGGGTACCAACTGGCAAGATCAGATCTTCAACAGTGCACAGCGTGAATCTCATGAATTCAGCATCAATGGAGGAAATGATAAATCTACCTTCTATTCTTCATTCGGTTATTACGATCAGCAGGGTATCGTACTGAGAGATATTTCAAATTATAAGAGAATTAATGCAAGACTTAATTCAACCCATAAAGTTTTTGACTTTTTAACAATCGGGCAAACTTTTGCCTACACGCACGTAAAGGCACAGGGAATTAATGACAATAATGAATTTGGAGGACCTTTAAGTTCTGCCATTAACCTGGATCCGACAACACCTTTGAGAGTAACGGATATTGCAAGCCAGCCTTTTCCGAGTGATTATACGAACAATGCTAATATTATCAGAGATCCTAACGGAAACCCTTACGGAATTTCTCACTGGGTAAGTAAAGAAATGAGCAACCCTCTGGCTTTTCAGGAAACACAAAGAGGAAGATACAGATGGTCTGATGATATTGTTGCCAATGTTTTTGGTGATTTAAAAATCAATAAACATTTAAATTTTAAATCAACAGTAAACGGTAAATTGTCTTATTGGGGAAATCAGGCATTTACGCCCCAGTCTTATTTAAGTTCCGCAAACTCCAACAATATCAACAGTTTATTTCGTGAAATCCAGAGAAAGTTTGAATGGAATACAGAAAATACGCTTACGTACCAGAACAGATTTGGTAAACATAATTTAAGTGTTTTATTAGGTCAGGGGTATTACGAGTATAATATCTCTTACGGACAAAATACTACATATAAAAACCTTCCTACCAACGACTGGAGAGATGCTTCATTCAACTTTGACATCGCAGCAACGGATAAATCTTCCAATGCTTGGGACGGAAAGGAGACTCATAAGGCCTCTTACTTTGGGAGAGTGGTGTATGATTATGACAACAGATACCTTTTCACAGGGACAGTTCGTAGAGACGGAACTTCAAAATTTGCTCCGGCAAACCATTGGGGAACGTTCCCGGCGATGTCATTGGGATGGAATGTATCCAATGAAAGCTTCTGGCCGGAAAATAATGTCGTTAACAGCTTTAAGCTAAGAGGAGGATATGGTGTTTTAGGGAATGATGCTATTGATGATTTCCAGTACGCGAATTTCTTTGTTGCAGGTAGCAACTATACGTTCGCAGATAATATCGTAAGAGTAGGATATGCCCCAAGTACATTGGAAAATCCGGATCTTAAATGGGAAAGAACTTCACAGCTGAACATTGCGGCAGATTTGAAAATCTTCAAAAATTTTGATCTGAGCGTGGATGTGTACAGAAAGAAAAGTACTGACATCCTCAGAAGAATTGCATTGCCTGGTTACTTAGGGTTAATTAATGATCCTTGGAGAAATATCGGAGATATGAATAACGACGGTATTGAAGTAAGTCTTGGATACAAAAAGAACTGGGGAGATTTTGGGATCTCTGCAAACGGAAACTTCGGATATCTGAAAAATGAGATCACCCGTCTGGAAGCAGATAAAGAATATGTAAACTTTGCTTCATTCCAGACTTTAGGTACGGTTTCAAGATTACAGGTTGGCCAGTCTTACGGTTCATTCTACGGTTTCCAGAATTTAGGCGTATTCCAGAATCAGGCGGAAATCGATGCGTATAAAAATTCAAACGGGGCTTTAATTCAACCGAATGCAAAGCCAGGAGATTTCAAACGTCTTGATGCGAACGGAGATGGCAAAATTGATGAGAACGATTATATCAATTTAGGTAATTCTGTACCGAAATATACATTCGGATTTACTCTAAACATGAATTATAAGAATTTTGATTTGATGGTATTTGCTCAAGGGCAGGCCGGAAACAAAATTTTCCAGGGGTTAAGAAGACTGGATATTCCTGAAGCCAACTATCAGACAGCCATCCTTAACCGTTGGACAGGAGAAGGAAGTACCAACACAATGGCAAGAGTAACAAAGGACGATCCAAATCAGAACTACACAAGAATGTCTGATTATTATCTTCAGAAAGGAGATTACTTACGTATTAAGTTAGTTCAGGTGGGATATACACTTTCTAAGGATGTAGCGAAGACAATCGGAGCTTCTAAGATCAGATTCTATGTTACAGGAGAAAACCTTTTCACATTTACCAAATATACAGGATATGATCCTGAAATTGCAGGATCTGATACTTTTGGTATCGACAGAGCTTTCTATCCTCAGGCAAGAACTTTCCTTTTTGGTGCTAATGTTCAATTTTAA
- a CDS encoding acyl-CoA dehydrogenase family protein, producing MSYYPLTSIPDYYGIDALLTEEHKLIRQSIREWVESFVMPQIDQAAQDHTDIPNLMRELGKAGALGPYIPVEYGGSGLDQISYGLIMQELERGDSAVRSAASVQSSLVMFPINEFGSEEQKKKYLPQLASGEMIGSFGLTEPNHGSDPGSMETYFKDMGDHYLLNGAKMWITNSPLCHIAVVWAKNEEGKVQGLIVERGMEGFTTPETHNKWSLRASKTGELVFNDVKVPKENLLPGVTGLKGPLSCLNSARYGISWGVIGAAIDCYCTAVQYSKERKQFGKPIGSYQLQQKKLAEFLTEITKAQLLCLQLGNLKNAHTATPAQISMAKRNNVKMAIDIARESRQILGGMGIMGEFPMMRHAANLESVITYEGTHDVHLLITGMDITGINAF from the coding sequence ATGTCATATTATCCTCTTACAAGCATCCCCGATTATTACGGAATTGATGCTTTACTTACAGAAGAACACAAGCTTATCCGCCAATCGATCAGAGAATGGGTAGAAAGTTTTGTCATGCCACAGATTGATCAGGCCGCGCAAGATCATACTGATATTCCAAATTTGATGAGAGAATTGGGGAAAGCTGGAGCGCTTGGTCCTTACATTCCGGTAGAGTACGGAGGTTCCGGGCTGGATCAGATCTCTTACGGTTTGATCATGCAGGAGCTGGAAAGAGGTGATTCTGCGGTACGTTCTGCAGCTTCTGTACAGAGTTCTTTGGTGATGTTTCCTATTAATGAATTCGGTTCTGAGGAACAGAAGAAAAAATATTTACCACAATTGGCTTCCGGTGAGATGATTGGTTCATTCGGATTAACAGAGCCTAATCACGGTTCAGATCCGGGATCTATGGAAACCTATTTCAAAGATATGGGCGATCATTATCTATTGAATGGTGCTAAAATGTGGATCACCAATTCGCCGCTTTGCCACATTGCGGTAGTTTGGGCTAAAAATGAGGAAGGAAAAGTTCAGGGATTAATCGTTGAAAGAGGAATGGAAGGCTTCACAACACCTGAAACACATAATAAATGGAGTTTAAGAGCTTCAAAAACAGGAGAATTGGTGTTTAATGACGTAAAAGTTCCCAAAGAAAACCTTCTTCCGGGTGTTACGGGATTAAAAGGGCCTTTATCTTGTTTAAATTCAGCCCGATATGGAATTTCCTGGGGTGTTATTGGAGCTGCTATTGATTGTTACTGTACTGCTGTTCAGTATTCTAAAGAGAGAAAACAGTTTGGAAAACCTATCGGTTCTTATCAGTTGCAACAGAAAAAATTAGCAGAATTTTTAACTGAAATTACTAAAGCTCAGCTTCTTTGCTTACAGTTAGGAAATCTTAAAAATGCTCATACCGCAACGCCTGCACAAATTTCTATGGCGAAAAGAAACAACGTAAAAATGGCGATCGATATCGCAAGAGAATCACGCCAAATTCTTGGAGGAATGGGTATTATGGGAGAATTCCCGATGATGCGTCATGCAGCCAATCTAGAATCTGTAATCACTTACGAAGGAACGCACGATGTACATTTATTGATCACAGGAATGGATATTACAGGCATCAACGCTTTTTAA
- a CDS encoding GLPGLI family protein → MYRLLFFLLASFFSAQNYRFVYEYKMKPDISKNDSLITDFMNLDSDGKQSFFYNAVKYERDSTYRADQNYGQLLTSKKYDRNLGYIIEKDYAKKRMNFYDKYKNVQLMIPDSDIPKWEIKKEFSTINTLNCQKATTFYKGRNWEAWFSKDYPISDGPYKFTGLPGLIVKMKDTNSDHEFNLIQIKKVKNIFSFVPKNTKLLTYKDYKKYLANDSGNINDDIESLNMNSKDDTIGIHLKDGFIGTFNMNELKKSKDFDAALSKKLQRTNNPIEKDIQ, encoded by the coding sequence ATGTACAGACTTTTATTCTTTCTTTTGGCCTCTTTTTTCTCTGCTCAGAATTATCGCTTTGTCTACGAATACAAAATGAAACCTGATATCAGTAAAAATGATTCTCTGATTACCGACTTTATGAATCTTGATTCAGACGGAAAACAATCGTTTTTTTATAATGCAGTGAAATATGAGCGGGATTCTACGTATCGTGCAGATCAGAATTACGGTCAGTTATTAACGTCGAAAAAATATGACAGGAATCTGGGCTATATTATTGAGAAAGATTATGCTAAAAAGAGGATGAATTTTTATGATAAATATAAAAATGTCCAACTTATGATTCCTGATTCTGATATTCCGAAATGGGAAATAAAAAAGGAATTTTCTACCATAAATACTCTAAATTGCCAAAAAGCAACCACTTTTTATAAAGGAAGAAACTGGGAAGCATGGTTTAGCAAAGACTATCCGATTAGTGACGGACCTTATAAGTTTACAGGCCTTCCGGGGCTGATTGTTAAAATGAAAGATACAAATTCTGATCATGAATTTAATTTGATTCAGATTAAAAAAGTGAAAAATATATTTTCTTTCGTACCTAAAAATACCAAGTTGCTGACTTATAAAGATTATAAAAAATATCTTGCCAACGATTCGGGAAATATCAATGACGATATAGAATCTCTGAATATGAATTCGAAGGACGACACGATTGGAATTCATCTGAAAGACGGATTTATCGGGACGTTCAACATGAATGAATTAAAAAAATCGAAAGATTTCGATGCAGCACTGTCCAAAAAATTACAGAGAACAAACAATCCGATTGAGAAGGATATTCAATAA
- a CDS encoding NUDIX hydrolase — MKIKNEKNKETLQELIDTKDFVAHVSVDCTIFGFHDNILKILLLKYHDLNLWSLPGGFVFNDEDLREAAERVLYERTHLKDIFLKQFHTFGRIDRTENNVHQILLNNKGIEVPKDHWIFQRFITVGYCSLIDFSLTNTFPDDFNETCDWFEVDNLPQMAFDHDRIIKDGLEYLRMNINTEVAASNLLPEKFTMKDLQCLYETILGQKFRRNNFQRKILSLNILDRLEKLYDGSANKAPYLYKFKNKVHNSTSQYPISNDEEAS, encoded by the coding sequence ATGAAAATCAAGAACGAAAAAAACAAAGAAACACTTCAGGAACTTATTGATACAAAAGATTTTGTAGCACATGTATCTGTGGACTGCACCATATTTGGTTTTCATGATAATATTTTAAAGATTTTATTGCTGAAATATCATGATCTCAACCTATGGTCGCTTCCGGGAGGCTTTGTATTTAATGATGAAGATTTGAGAGAAGCTGCTGAACGTGTTTTGTATGAAAGAACTCATTTGAAGGATATTTTCCTGAAACAGTTCCATACTTTCGGAAGAATTGACAGAACGGAGAATAATGTGCATCAGATCTTATTAAACAACAAAGGAATTGAAGTTCCTAAAGATCACTGGATCTTCCAGAGATTTATTACCGTTGGCTATTGCAGTCTAATCGACTTCTCTTTGACCAACACCTTTCCCGATGATTTCAACGAAACTTGCGACTGGTTTGAAGTAGATAATCTCCCCCAAATGGCTTTCGATCATGACCGAATTATCAAAGATGGTCTTGAATACCTCAGAATGAACATTAATACGGAGGTTGCCGCGAGTAATCTTCTTCCAGAAAAGTTTACCATGAAAGATCTTCAATGCCTGTACGAAACCATTTTAGGGCAGAAATTCAGAAGAAACAATTTCCAGCGAAAAATTTTAAGCTTAAATATTTTGGACCGATTGGAAAAACTATACGATGGTTCCGCCAACAAAGCACCTTATCTGTATAAGTTTAAAAATAAAGTGCATAATTCCACAAGTCAGTACCCGATCTCGAATGATGAGGAAGCGTCTTAG
- a CDS encoding DUF922 domain-containing protein codes for MKFLAFLLLSTSLFCQKIPWNENKKLVWDNFKSTVNRRGGANVVAYTNCGIQYEVVKSSDPKVPVKLTIQSVFNEDKSWKDTKRITDYVLVHEQKHFDIAEIFARKLRKQVSEKVRTSGEFNKYFQAIYIKTLKDYQNFQILYDKETQHGVNKEKQAQYNQIISDELENLNSFKTS; via the coding sequence TTGAAGTTTTTAGCATTTTTACTTCTCTCAACTTCTCTTTTTTGTCAGAAGATCCCCTGGAATGAAAATAAAAAACTGGTTTGGGATAATTTTAAAAGTACGGTTAACCGTCGTGGCGGAGCAAATGTGGTTGCCTATACCAACTGTGGAATTCAATACGAAGTTGTAAAGTCTTCAGATCCCAAAGTGCCTGTAAAATTAACGATACAATCTGTTTTTAATGAAGATAAATCGTGGAAAGATACGAAGCGTATTACAGATTATGTTTTGGTTCATGAACAAAAACACTTTGATATCGCTGAAATTTTTGCCAGAAAATTAAGAAAACAAGTTTCGGAAAAGGTGAGAACCTCTGGAGAATTCAATAAATATTTTCAGGCAATTTATATCAAAACATTAAAAGATTACCAGAATTTTCAGATTCTTTACGATAAGGAAACCCAACACGGAGTAAATAAAGAAAAACAGGCTCAATACAACCAAATCATTTCAGACGAATTAGAAAATTTAAACAGCTTTAAAACCTCTTGA